The following are from one region of the Denitrobacterium detoxificans genome:
- the rbr gene encoding rubrerythrin, with product MELKGSQTEKNLMTAFAGESQAHTKYQYYASQAKKDGYVQIQNIFLETSKNEKEHAKLWFKALHDGGVPDTLTNLADAADGENYEWTDMYAEFAETARAEGFDSLAELFDGVGAIEKEHEERYRKLIERINAGEVFERDGLYAWKCNNCGHIHIGKNPPDVCPVCNHPKAYFELRSMNY from the coding sequence ATGGAATTGAAGGGGTCTCAGACCGAAAAGAACCTCATGACCGCCTTTGCCGGCGAATCGCAGGCTCACACCAAGTATCAGTATTACGCCAGCCAGGCGAAGAAGGACGGCTACGTCCAGATTCAGAACATCTTCCTCGAGACGTCCAAGAACGAGAAAGAGCACGCCAAGCTCTGGTTCAAGGCGCTTCACGATGGCGGCGTGCCCGATACGCTCACCAACCTGGCCGACGCTGCCGATGGCGAAAACTACGAGTGGACCGACATGTACGCCGAATTCGCCGAGACGGCCCGTGCCGAGGGCTTCGATTCCCTGGCCGAGCTTTTCGACGGCGTGGGCGCCATTGAAAAGGAGCATGAAGAGCGCTATCGCAAGCTCATTGAGCGCATCAATGCGGGCGAGGTCTTCGAGCGCGATGGCCTCTATGCGTGGAAGTGCAACAACTGCGGACATATCCACATTGGCAAGAATCCGCCCGATGTTTGCCCCGTCTGCAATCATCCGAAGGCGTACTTCGAGCTTCGTTCCATGAATTACTAG
- a CDS encoding helix-turn-helix domain-containing protein codes for MEGNKAEFRARREMVGMSQQMLADKLGVALRSVKRWENPTYPWQPPEDAWDVIDEACEMQAQVVDAAVSKALDSGADEISLTYWRDAAHYAQGHGGDGSGWQMANANSRMIAAVLEWQGIDVSFGFQGLAAMGADFQPGD; via the coding sequence ATGGAAGGAAACAAGGCGGAATTCCGCGCACGGCGCGAGATGGTGGGCATGAGCCAGCAGATGCTGGCCGACAAGCTGGGCGTGGCGCTGCGATCCGTGAAGCGCTGGGAGAATCCCACGTATCCCTGGCAGCCGCCCGAGGACGCCTGGGACGTCATCGACGAGGCATGCGAGATGCAGGCGCAGGTGGTCGACGCGGCAGTATCTAAGGCGCTCGACAGCGGAGCTGACGAAATCAGCCTGACCTACTGGCGCGACGCAGCCCACTACGCGCAGGGGCATGGCGGGGATGGCTCGGGCTGGCAGATGGCGAACGCCAACTCGCGCATGATAGCCGCCGTACTCGAATGGCAGGGCATCGATGTGAGCTTCGGCTTCCAGGGACTTGCGGCCATGGGCGCGGATTTCCAGCCCGGGGACTAA